The Spirosoma radiotolerans genome has a window encoding:
- a CDS encoding LacI family DNA-binding transcriptional regulator, with the protein MQKDITIYDIAKQLQLSPATVSRALNDHPAINHNTKAIITSKALELGYRSNMFASNLRRQRTNTIGVIVPRLDSAFMSTVLSGMEKVANEGNYNLIISQSLESIRKEVANAKTMFDSRVDGLLVSLASDTENLDHFSTFFKKGIPLILFDRVMTQNYCTSIVIDNLKAGYDATNHLIEQGCRRIMHVSGSLKRNVYADRLKGYRLALLDHGLPGGRELERANNLTRQDGLDIAEYIKSMPNPPDGLFIASDFCAVTCMGALKQSGFSIPNDLAVVGFNDDPVSLVIDPGLTTIHYPGQEMGEIAAQSLINHLTGLLRLSTTNTILLNYELIVRGSSQRYS; encoded by the coding sequence ATGCAGAAGGATATTACCATTTATGATATAGCCAAACAGTTGCAACTCTCCCCGGCAACGGTGAGCCGGGCTTTAAATGACCACCCGGCCATTAATCATAACACGAAAGCTATTATTACCAGTAAGGCCCTGGAGCTGGGGTATCGCTCCAATATGTTTGCCAGTAACCTGCGTCGGCAACGGACGAATACGATTGGTGTGATTGTACCCCGACTCGATAGCGCCTTTATGTCAACGGTATTATCGGGCATGGAGAAAGTAGCTAATGAAGGCAACTACAACCTGATTATCAGCCAGTCGCTTGAGTCGATAAGAAAGGAAGTAGCGAATGCAAAAACCATGTTCGATAGCCGGGTAGATGGGTTGCTGGTTTCGTTGGCATCCGACACCGAGAACCTCGATCACTTCAGTACTTTTTTCAAAAAAGGGATTCCCCTGATTCTATTTGATCGGGTAATGACTCAGAATTACTGCACCAGCATTGTCATTGACAACCTGAAAGCTGGCTACGATGCTACCAATCATCTGATAGAGCAGGGCTGTAGGCGGATTATGCATGTGTCGGGTAGCCTCAAGCGGAATGTGTATGCCGACCGGCTCAAGGGCTACAGACTGGCTTTGCTTGACCATGGCTTGCCGGGAGGAAGGGAACTCGAACGGGCCAATAATTTAACCCGTCAGGATGGTCTTGACATCGCTGAATACATCAAGAGCATGCCTAATCCACCCGATGGTCTTTTCATCGCCAGTGACTTTTGCGCCGTCACCTGCATGGGTGCCTTAAAGCAAAGTGGCTTCTCTATTCCGAATGATCTTGCAGTTGTGGGATTCAACGATGATCCCGTTTCACTAGTCATCGACCCAGGCCTGACAACCATTCACTATCCCGGCCAGGAGATGGGCGAAATAGCAGCGCAAAGCTTAATTAATCACCTGACCGGCTTATTACGATTGAGTACAACTAATACGATTCTATTGAATTACGAATTGATTGTCAGAGGTTCGTCGCAACGATACAGCTAA
- a CDS encoding GlxA family transcriptional regulator: protein MKHVTIVVPKGNANLSSITGSYEILTSANAYWQKQGHKSMIDITLAGVVSELKLDAGFITVHPTPIHDLEKTDLLIIPSAPYAAQLIRENVELISWIREQYVKGAEIASMCTGAFLLAATGLLDGKTCSTHWSAEASFKQMFPKINLQPDKLITAENGIYTNGGAYSFLNLVLFLVEKYFDRQTAIYCSKIFQIDMDRTSQSPFFIFQIQKNHGDDLVCKAQTYIEQHLTGKISFEELAAELAISRRNFDRRFTKATGNTPVEYLQRVKVEVAKNALEKGRKSIFEVMNDVGYSDDKAFREVFKKITGVSPLDYKARYAKEIR from the coding sequence ATGAAACATGTGACTATCGTTGTGCCGAAAGGCAACGCTAACCTGAGCAGTATAACCGGTTCGTATGAGATTTTGACCAGTGCCAATGCGTACTGGCAAAAACAGGGTCATAAATCCATGATCGACATTACGTTAGCCGGCGTTGTGTCTGAACTGAAACTGGATGCCGGGTTTATTACAGTGCATCCTACACCCATCCATGATCTGGAAAAAACGGATTTGCTGATTATTCCTTCCGCTCCGTATGCGGCTCAATTGATCCGGGAAAACGTTGAACTCATTAGCTGGATTCGAGAACAGTATGTCAAAGGGGCTGAAATAGCGAGTATGTGTACCGGTGCTTTTCTTTTGGCCGCTACGGGCTTGTTAGATGGAAAAACATGTTCAACGCATTGGAGTGCGGAAGCCAGTTTTAAGCAGATGTTTCCTAAGATTAATCTACAGCCTGATAAGCTAATTACCGCTGAAAATGGAATCTATACCAATGGGGGCGCTTACTCATTTTTGAACCTGGTCCTCTTTTTGGTAGAGAAATATTTTGATCGGCAGACGGCTATCTACTGTTCAAAAATTTTTCAAATTGACATGGATCGGACATCGCAATCTCCTTTTTTTATCTTTCAAATTCAGAAGAACCACGGCGATGATTTAGTGTGTAAAGCGCAAACGTATATTGAGCAGCACTTGACTGGAAAAATTTCGTTTGAAGAACTGGCCGCTGAACTAGCCATTAGCCGACGCAATTTTGACCGACGGTTTACCAAAGCGACCGGTAATACGCCCGTGGAGTATTTGCAGCGGGTGAAAGTAGAAGTGGCGAAAAATGCATTGGAGAAGGGCCGAAAAAGTATTTTCGAGGTGATGAACGACGTGGGTTATTCAGATGATAAAGCGTTCAGGGAAGTGTTTAAAAAAATAACCGGCGTATCGCCACTTGATTACAAAGCCAGGTACGCGAAGGAAATCAGGTAG
- a CDS encoding SRPBCC domain-containing protein, with amino-acid sequence MNEPDYSAKLTVDAAPHQVFEHIRNVSAWWTDDLTGSSQKLTDEFTVHFDDIHVSTQKVVELVPDQKMVWLVTDSRLTFVEHEHEWTNTRISFELSVLGHKTQLQFTHFGLVPSNQCYNGCSKGWDYYVKGSLFKLLTEGKGTPGL; translated from the coding sequence ATGAACGAACCAGATTACTCAGCTAAACTGACCGTGGATGCAGCACCGCATCAGGTCTTCGAACACATCAGGAACGTTAGCGCTTGGTGGACAGATGATTTGACGGGCAGTTCCCAAAAGCTAACCGATGAATTTACCGTGCATTTTGACGATATTCATGTGTCCACCCAAAAAGTAGTGGAGCTTGTTCCCGATCAAAAAATGGTGTGGCTTGTCACGGACAGCAGGCTCACGTTTGTCGAACACGAACACGAGTGGACGAACACCAGAATCAGTTTTGAACTGTCTGTTCTTGGCCATAAAACCCAGCTTCAGTTTACCCACTTCGGGCTGGTTCCCAGCAATCAATGTTATAACGGCTGCAGCAAAGGTTGGGACTATTACGTCAAAGGAAGTTTATTCAAGCTACTAACAGAAGGAAAAGGAACGCCCGGTTTATAG
- a CDS encoding ArsR/SmtB family transcription factor, whose translation MNLRRDVFQAIADPTRRAILLLVASQSMTAGAIAANFDSARPTVSKHLHILTECELLEQEQQGREIYYHLNAQNMKEIADFIEPFRTMWDDRFNKLEAIMKQHQPKE comes from the coding sequence ATGAATTTAAGACGAGATGTATTCCAGGCTATCGCAGACCCGACCCGAAGGGCTATTCTGCTGTTGGTGGCTTCCCAATCCATGACCGCCGGAGCCATAGCCGCCAATTTTGACTCTGCCAGGCCGACCGTGTCAAAGCACCTGCACATACTCACCGAGTGCGAATTGCTCGAACAGGAGCAACAGGGCAGGGAAATCTATTATCACTTAAATGCGCAGAACATGAAGGAGATAGCCGATTTTATTGAACCCTTCCGCACGATGTGGGATGACCGATTTAACAAACTAGAAGCGATCATGAAACAACACCAACCCAAGGAGTAG
- a CDS encoding DUF805 domain-containing protein — protein sequence MNTSLNSATTISILSNYVAVVKKYNDFTGRARRSEYWSFVLINFAVSQAVTYTNVFLFNGSTLIGWLVMLLNLVILVPSVAVAIRRMHDVGKSGWYALIPIYNLILACTEGTNANNQYGADPKGKP from the coding sequence ATGAACACCTCTCTCAATTCTGCCACAACTATTTCGATTCTGAGCAATTATGTTGCTGTAGTAAAGAAGTACAACGACTTTACTGGCCGCGCCCGACGTAGCGAGTACTGGTCTTTCGTCTTGATTAATTTTGCCGTCTCCCAGGCAGTAACCTATACGAACGTGTTTCTCTTCAACGGATCAACGCTGATTGGCTGGCTGGTCATGCTGTTAAACCTGGTCATTCTTGTCCCATCAGTGGCCGTGGCCATCCGCCGGATGCACGATGTAGGGAAGAGTGGCTGGTACGCGCTTATTCCGATTTACAATTTGATTCTGGCCTGCACAGAAGGCACCAATGCGAACAATCAATACGGTGCCGATCCTAAAGGAAAGCCGTGA
- a CDS encoding SRPBCC domain-containing protein, translating into MELKTRVHAEAGKQELVITREFDLPVELLFKAYVEPDIVEQWMGTKVLKLDNKKHGSWHFETTDPKGNKHDFHGVIHEFVPNQKITRTFEMENSLASAVRFPAQLEFLEFEKLTDKTSKLRMHIVYRSVALRDQMLQLPFAQGLTMAHNRLQDFFNN; encoded by the coding sequence ATGGAGCTAAAAACAAGGGTTCATGCCGAAGCTGGCAAACAGGAATTGGTCATTACCCGGGAATTCGATCTGCCCGTGGAGCTGCTCTTTAAAGCCTATGTAGAGCCTGACATTGTGGAGCAGTGGATGGGCACCAAAGTGCTGAAGCTTGACAATAAAAAGCATGGTAGCTGGCACTTTGAAACCACCGATCCCAAAGGAAACAAACACGATTTCCATGGGGTCATTCACGAATTTGTCCCGAACCAGAAAATCACCCGGACATTTGAAATGGAGAACTCCCTCGCTTCGGCCGTCCGGTTTCCTGCTCAACTTGAATTTCTGGAATTTGAAAAACTTACGGACAAAACCAGCAAACTCCGTATGCACATCGTGTATCGGTCGGTCGCGCTCAGAGACCAGATGCTACAGTTACCCTTCGCACAAGGGTTAACCATGGCCCACAACCGATTACAGGATTTTTTTAACAACTAA
- a CDS encoding DUF4256 domain-containing protein — protein sequence MELSIEQQEALLGLLKARFEKNRNRHKGITWANVRAKLEANEKKLWSLDHMERSGGEPALVGQDKKTGEYIFYDCAAESPKGRRSICYDHEALESRKAHKPENSAVEMAADMGIDLLTEEQYQELQTFGSFDTKTSSWLKTPDEVRKLGGAIFADFRFGRVFVYHNGAESYYGGRGFRGVLRV from the coding sequence ATGGAACTCTCGATCGAACAACAGGAAGCGCTACTTGGCTTATTAAAAGCCCGGTTTGAGAAAAACAGGAATCGCCATAAAGGTATTACATGGGCCAACGTTCGGGCAAAGCTGGAAGCGAATGAGAAAAAGTTGTGGTCACTCGATCATATGGAACGTTCGGGTGGCGAACCGGCTCTTGTTGGTCAGGATAAAAAGACGGGCGAATACATTTTTTATGATTGTGCCGCTGAAAGTCCGAAAGGGCGCCGAAGTATTTGTTACGATCATGAAGCGCTGGAGTCAAGAAAGGCTCATAAACCAGAAAACAGCGCTGTTGAAATGGCGGCCGATATGGGTATCGACCTGCTGACGGAAGAACAATATCAGGAGTTGCAGACATTTGGGAGCTTTGATACAAAAACATCAAGTTGGCTGAAAACGCCGGATGAAGTCAGAAAACTTGGTGGGGCTATCTTTGCTGATTTCCGCTTCGGTCGTGTCTTTGTGTATCACAACGGTGCAGAATCGTACTATGGTGGCCGGGGGTTCCGTGGCGTACTACGGGTTTAA
- a CDS encoding response regulator → MSDAINILIVEDEAVLAMDLTDLLEEEGYTVVGTANNGPRALRLHEQNRLDLVLCDISIKGDWDGIQTVERLLAHRPVPVIFLTALTDKATLERAMTTRPAAYLIKPVTVPGLRASVELALRNFAQPVPPQPSSELADPPATPPAEGPSGSEPILQIDDAVFIKHKSQFVKIQLDAIDYLEADSTYTILVTATHRYALRLTLGHVLTRLNFPRLVRIHRSYAVNLGRVTIFNDREVCLPGLNLPLGRLYKPDFLRHFAIR, encoded by the coding sequence ATGTCTGATGCCATTAACATTTTGATTGTCGAGGACGAAGCGGTGCTGGCCATGGATCTTACTGATCTGCTGGAGGAGGAAGGCTACACGGTAGTAGGCACGGCCAACAATGGCCCCCGAGCCCTGCGGCTGCATGAGCAGAACCGGCTTGACCTGGTCCTTTGCGACATCAGCATTAAAGGGGATTGGGATGGTATCCAAACGGTGGAGCGCCTGCTGGCCCATCGACCCGTTCCCGTCATTTTTCTGACGGCGCTGACTGACAAAGCAACCCTGGAACGGGCGATGACTACCCGACCCGCAGCTTATCTGATCAAACCCGTGACGGTGCCGGGTCTGCGGGCATCTGTCGAATTGGCTCTGCGTAATTTCGCTCAACCGGTTCCGCCCCAGCCCTCGTCAGAGCTGGCTGACCCGCCCGCTACCCCACCCGCTGAGGGACCTTCGGGATCGGAGCCGATTCTGCAAATCGACGACGCGGTGTTCATCAAACACAAGTCCCAGTTTGTCAAGATCCAGCTCGATGCCATCGACTACCTGGAAGCCGATAGTACCTACACCATTTTGGTGACGGCTACGCACCGGTACGCCCTGCGGCTGACGCTGGGCCACGTGCTGACGCGGCTCAACTTTCCCCGTCTGGTGCGCATTCACCGGTCCTACGCAGTAAATCTGGGTCGGGTAACCATCTTCAATGATCGGGAGGTGTGCCTGCCGGGGCTGAATTTGCCCCTGGGGCGGCTGTATAAGCCTGATTTTTTGCGCCACTTTGCCATTCGCTGA
- a CDS encoding VOC family protein, which yields MKFASVRIITADIKPLVQFYEQVTGVTLTQYTADFAELHTPSATLAIGSTRTLQLFGGEQVANAADNRSVIVEFRVDDVDAEYRKLADLISGSLVQEPTTMPWGNRSLLFRDPDGNLVNFFTPVTPEAVKKFDQ from the coding sequence ATGAAGTTTGCCTCAGTTCGAATTATTACAGCAGATATCAAACCTCTTGTTCAGTTTTATGAGCAGGTAACAGGGGTGACCTTAACGCAGTATACAGCTGATTTTGCGGAGTTGCATACGCCTTCGGCCACGTTGGCCATTGGCAGTACACGCACGTTACAACTATTTGGCGGGGAACAGGTAGCAAATGCGGCTGATAATCGCTCGGTTATTGTGGAGTTTCGGGTCGACGATGTGGATGCCGAATATCGCAAATTGGCTGACCTGATCAGCGGCAGCCTTGTACAGGAGCCAACAACGATGCCATGGGGCAACCGCTCACTCTTATTTCGTGATCCTGACGGCAATCTGGTAAACTTCTTCACCCCCGTCACGCCGGAAGCGGTTAAGAAGTTCGATCAGTAA
- a CDS encoding SDR family NAD(P)-dependent oxidoreductase, with protein sequence MKNLAGKKVVVIGGSRGTGLAIVKALLQETADVLVVGRDPKSLSDLVSALPTVRTLQADITDAATIETVFNDAPDVVVLAAGAPPPTKPVYALDWETFSTNWHTDVKASYLLTHYALTMPVKAGTTILFLSSGAAIGGSPISGGYAGAKRMQLFLANYAQDASNRLALGLRFLTLVPWRLMKDTSTGDAVVPKYAAYLGVSEDDFVARMTLAQTKEDVAEAVVTVASQWPAPEEGNVFIVSGNGLVAEANVQSLLSFWGNR encoded by the coding sequence ATGAAAAACCTAGCAGGAAAAAAAGTAGTGGTCATTGGCGGGAGCCGTGGCACGGGTCTAGCCATCGTTAAGGCCCTACTTCAGGAAACGGCCGATGTGCTGGTGGTAGGTAGAGACCCCAAATCGCTGTCTGACCTGGTCAGTGCATTACCGACCGTACGTACCCTACAGGCCGATATAACAGATGCGGCCACCATCGAGACTGTCTTTAACGACGCGCCCGATGTGGTCGTTCTGGCAGCGGGTGCCCCTCCGCCAACCAAACCCGTCTATGCCTTAGACTGGGAGACCTTTAGCACCAATTGGCATACCGATGTAAAAGCATCGTATCTGCTTACACACTATGCCCTCACGATGCCCGTTAAGGCGGGTACGACGATCCTGTTCCTTTCCAGTGGAGCGGCCATTGGCGGCTCTCCTATTTCTGGCGGTTATGCAGGTGCCAAGCGAATGCAACTGTTTCTGGCCAATTACGCACAGGACGCATCGAATCGCCTGGCACTTGGGCTGCGCTTCCTGACGCTGGTACCCTGGCGCCTGATGAAAGATACCAGTACCGGCGACGCCGTTGTACCCAAATATGCGGCTTATCTGGGTGTTTCTGAAGACGATTTTGTCGCTCGGATGACGTTGGCCCAAACGAAAGAAGATGTGGCTGAAGCTGTTGTGACAGTCGCCAGTCAATGGCCCGCGCCGGAAGAAGGCAATGTATTCATCGTTTCGGGAAATGGCCTGGTCGCCGAAGCGAACGTACAGAGTCTGCTATCCTTCTGGGGAAACCGTTGA
- a CDS encoding tetratricopeptide repeat-containing sensor histidine kinase → MSIRAGLLLLLLLMGSYCPAQPTKTGNDMARFRRRMAALGSMQRLEPTIDYCRQLLEQSQFDQARTLLQEALATARQAHVLSWEGRLCLHLGGLESTAGNNTKAIDYFLQALAIFRKTHEYDQQQDACYSISNEYYTLQNTPKSQDYLQQANQLASVYKRTSMLSWIYGAEGDKASRQGSQDSALLYYRKCLTVFRATRQWLNFYSFLDGIGVELGKAGRYREAEQTFHRCLDYARRQGDKRREMYEYMHLPEPLLHLGQPDEAQRYAKLALSRIERDPERQNEHKIEVYEVMTRIAEARGEYQQALAYERLRNQYAGQVQNADKSRQVAEVESRFQVAQKQARIDRLDQDNRRQLNQISWQAGGLVALLALLGLALWQYRQIRRVNARLQSTNQTISRNNEQINEQAERLAVLMRELHHRVKNNLAIVSSLLRMQSRRLDDPRAMRAVQDGQRRVEAISLIHQQFYQTENLAEVAIKTYVTELTEGLLLGYGFDPETFDCQIEVADLLLDVEVAVPLGLLLNEVLTNAFKYAYTDMVAGNPERPNLATSGTVMKGRANPGRATSGRTARTLLRPSLLVRLQPAPEGGLLVEVQDNGPGLDRPGLDGPGLSSPGPTGQSQSFGQRLIRELTGQLGGEMTLTNRQGTYFRLWIPAQT, encoded by the coding sequence ATGAGTATTCGTGCTGGACTGTTGCTTTTGCTGCTGCTGATGGGAAGTTACTGCCCAGCTCAGCCTACCAAAACCGGGAACGACATGGCCCGGTTTCGCCGACGTATGGCCGCTTTGGGGAGTATGCAGCGCCTTGAGCCGACAATTGATTACTGTCGTCAGTTGTTGGAGCAATCCCAGTTCGACCAGGCCCGGACACTGCTACAGGAAGCTTTAGCAACTGCCCGACAGGCTCACGTGTTATCCTGGGAAGGTCGATTGTGTTTACATTTAGGTGGTTTAGAATCAACAGCGGGCAACAATACCAAGGCGATTGACTACTTCCTGCAGGCCTTGGCTATCTTCCGAAAAACTCATGAATATGACCAACAGCAGGATGCTTGCTATAGCATTAGTAATGAGTACTATACGTTACAGAACACACCTAAAAGCCAGGACTATCTACAGCAGGCAAACCAGTTGGCGAGCGTATACAAGAGAACGAGTATGTTATCTTGGATCTATGGAGCGGAAGGCGATAAGGCGAGCAGGCAGGGAAGCCAGGATTCGGCGCTGCTTTATTACCGAAAATGTTTAACAGTGTTTCGGGCCACCCGGCAGTGGCTTAACTTCTACTCCTTTCTGGATGGCATAGGCGTCGAATTAGGAAAGGCGGGCCGCTACCGGGAGGCTGAGCAGACCTTTCATCGGTGTCTGGACTATGCCCGTCGGCAGGGCGACAAACGGCGGGAGATGTATGAATACATGCACCTGCCCGAACCACTGCTCCACCTGGGCCAGCCAGATGAAGCCCAGCGGTACGCTAAACTGGCCCTGAGCCGTATCGAGCGCGATCCCGAACGACAAAATGAGCACAAGATAGAGGTGTATGAGGTGATGACCCGGATTGCCGAGGCCCGGGGTGAGTACCAGCAGGCTCTGGCTTACGAGCGGCTTCGCAACCAGTATGCGGGTCAAGTGCAGAACGCCGATAAAAGCCGCCAGGTGGCCGAAGTGGAGTCGCGCTTTCAGGTGGCTCAAAAACAAGCCCGCATTGACCGACTCGACCAGGATAACCGACGGCAACTGAATCAGATCAGCTGGCAGGCGGGCGGGTTGGTGGCCCTACTGGCCCTGCTAGGGCTGGCTCTTTGGCAGTACCGCCAGATACGACGAGTAAACGCCCGGCTGCAAAGCACCAACCAGACCATCTCCCGAAATAATGAGCAGATCAACGAACAGGCCGAGCGGCTGGCGGTACTGATGCGGGAGCTACACCACCGGGTGAAGAATAACCTGGCCATCGTCTCCAGCCTGCTGCGGATGCAATCCAGGCGGCTGGACGACCCACGGGCCATGCGGGCGGTGCAGGACGGACAACGGCGGGTAGAAGCCATCTCCCTGATTCACCAGCAGTTTTACCAAACCGAAAACCTGGCTGAAGTGGCCATCAAAACCTACGTGACGGAACTGACCGAAGGGTTACTGTTAGGCTACGGCTTTGACCCCGAAACGTTCGACTGCCAGATCGAAGTGGCCGATTTACTGCTGGATGTGGAGGTAGCCGTGCCACTGGGCCTGCTGCTCAACGAAGTGCTGACCAACGCCTTCAAGTATGCCTATACCGACATGGTAGCTGGTAACCCAGAGCGGCCGAATCTGGCAACCAGCGGCACGGTTATGAAAGGCCGCGCCAATCCAGGCCGCGCCACGTCAGGCCGGACCGCTCGTACTCTGCTCCGACCATCGCTGCTGGTCAGACTCCAGCCCGCACCAGAAGGTGGCCTGTTAGTCGAAGTACAGGATAATGGTCCCGGACTGGATAGGCCCGGACTGGATGGTCCGGGCCTATCCAGTCCGGGACCTACTGGCCAGAGCCAATCATTCGGGCAACGGCTGATCCGGGAATTGACCGGCCAGTTAGGGGGTGAGATGACGCTGACCAACCGGCAAGGCACCTACTTTCGGCTGTGGATTCCAGCCCAGACCTAA